In Capillimicrobium parvum, a genomic segment contains:
- a CDS encoding flavin reductase translates to MPDPRTTPAHTCDRDVFRDVIGHFASGVTVITTVAGGQRHGMTASAVSSLSMDPPMLLACLNRSAPTRVAVSRAGVFAVNILSENHGHIAERFATPHADKFAGLAVTEGSTGVPLLQDALACLECRVTEDVEGGTHSVLFGAVERAEARRGSPLAYFRGRFGRLEVEADDAAYAELRDRALTGRIPPGEPLDVQLLADELRLEPWHVHHALTKLAAEGMIARDPGRGYVLAPISLTTVLDALDARCLIEMGAAEVAVGSVSREQLDELRRLMEATRPLVRDGRFVDVERYAAANARFHEHLVSIAGGRTALQAYRALAIPAMMARTLRRSDEADDGLIADHEALVDAFEREDRAAVRDVIARHTRRSKDTHRQAFEAGASR, encoded by the coding sequence ATGCCCGATCCACGCACCACGCCCGCGCACACCTGCGACCGCGACGTCTTTCGCGACGTGATCGGCCACTTCGCCAGCGGCGTCACCGTGATCACCACCGTCGCCGGAGGACAGCGGCACGGCATGACGGCCAGCGCGGTGAGCTCGCTGTCCATGGACCCGCCGATGCTGCTCGCCTGCCTCAACCGCAGCGCACCCACGCGGGTGGCGGTGAGCCGCGCCGGCGTGTTCGCGGTCAACATCCTCAGCGAGAACCACGGCCACATCGCCGAGCGGTTCGCCACACCGCACGCCGACAAGTTCGCGGGCCTCGCCGTGACCGAGGGCTCGACGGGCGTCCCGCTGCTGCAGGACGCGCTGGCGTGCCTCGAATGCCGGGTGACCGAGGACGTCGAGGGCGGCACCCACTCGGTGTTGTTCGGCGCGGTGGAGCGGGCCGAGGCGCGCCGCGGCTCGCCGCTGGCCTACTTCCGCGGACGATTCGGGCGACTCGAGGTGGAGGCCGACGACGCGGCGTACGCCGAGCTGCGCGACCGGGCGCTGACCGGGCGCATCCCGCCCGGCGAGCCGCTCGACGTCCAGCTGCTCGCCGACGAGCTGCGCCTCGAGCCCTGGCACGTCCACCACGCGCTCACCAAGCTGGCGGCGGAGGGCATGATCGCGCGAGACCCCGGCCGGGGGTACGTCCTCGCCCCGATCTCGCTGACCACGGTCCTCGACGCGCTCGACGCGCGCTGTCTCATCGAGATGGGCGCGGCCGAGGTGGCGGTCGGCAGCGTCTCCCGGGAGCAGCTCGACGAGCTGCGGCGCCTGATGGAGGCGACCCGCCCGCTGGTCCGCGACGGGCGCTTCGTCGACGTGGAGCGGTACGCCGCCGCCAACGCGCGATTCCACGAGCACCTCGTGAGCATCGCCGGCGGCCGGACGGCGCTGCAGGCCTACCGCGCGCTGGCGATCCCGGCGATGATGGCACGCACCCTGCGCCGGTCCGACGAGGCCGACGACGGCCTCATCGCCGATCACGAGGCGCTCGTGGACGCCTTCGAACGCGAGGACCGCGCCGCGGTCAGAGACGTGATCGCCCGCCACACGCGGCGCTCGAAGGACACGCATCGCCAAGCCTTCGAGGCCGGGGCATCACGCTGA
- a CDS encoding feruloyl-CoA synthase, which translates to MTAGATRVFATPRVLVEDRGDVVLLRSADELGEHAPTLGHLLRRHGERAPDALLAAQRHDGGWRRLTWGDARHAADAVGQAMLDRGLGADRPLMILSGNSIEHLVMALGAHTTGVPVIPVSTAYSLASRDHARIRAIAALCSPGMVFADDPGPYGAALDAVAAPGRVEVVARGQRAGAVRFDDLVRTPAGPDVERAFAAVTPQSVAKLLFTSGSTGVPKGVVNTHGMLCSNQQAIGQVWPFMAGEPPVLVDWLPWSHTFGGNHNLGQVLAFGGSIHIDDAKPTAEDFPRSIAALRAIRPTVYYNVPAGYAQLACALEDDHGFARAFFSRLRFMFSAAAALEPALWDRLRAVADAASDHDVPLIAGWGATETGPGLTAAHWHPAARGCIGLPLPGVTLKLVARDTRWEAMAKGPGITPGYFGQPGLTAQTFDSDGFFRTGDACRFVDETDPHQGLVFDGRLGEDFKLVTGTWVRAGRLRTALLAEAGVLADAVIAGENERFVGALAWVDQTRARRRYGGERPVALDHPGLRDDLARALQALNEGQGSASRIERLVLLDEPPSIDSGEVTDKGSLNRRAVLQRRGSALAELFGDPASRQMVEPDRAQTSVQGHPEPARPA; encoded by the coding sequence ATGACGGCGGGCGCGACACGCGTCTTCGCCACCCCACGCGTCCTGGTCGAAGACCGCGGCGACGTCGTGCTGCTGCGGTCAGCCGACGAGCTGGGCGAGCACGCTCCCACCCTCGGCCATCTCCTTCGGCGCCACGGCGAGCGAGCGCCTGACGCGCTGCTGGCCGCGCAGCGCCACGACGGAGGCTGGCGACGGCTCACGTGGGGCGACGCGCGGCACGCAGCCGATGCCGTAGGGCAGGCGATGCTCGACCGCGGGCTCGGCGCCGACCGGCCGCTGATGATCCTGTCGGGCAACTCCATCGAGCACCTCGTCATGGCCCTCGGGGCGCACACGACCGGCGTGCCCGTGATCCCGGTGAGCACGGCGTACTCGCTGGCCAGCCGGGACCATGCCCGCATCCGAGCGATCGCCGCGCTCTGCTCGCCGGGCATGGTCTTCGCCGACGACCCCGGCCCCTACGGCGCGGCGCTGGACGCCGTGGCCGCGCCGGGGCGGGTCGAGGTGGTGGCGCGCGGGCAGCGTGCCGGTGCGGTGCGATTCGACGACCTCGTGCGAACGCCGGCCGGGCCCGACGTCGAGCGCGCGTTCGCCGCGGTGACGCCGCAGTCCGTGGCCAAGCTGCTGTTCACGTCGGGATCGACCGGCGTCCCCAAGGGGGTCGTCAACACCCACGGGATGCTGTGCTCCAACCAGCAGGCCATCGGCCAGGTGTGGCCGTTCATGGCCGGCGAGCCGCCGGTGCTGGTCGACTGGCTGCCGTGGAGCCACACGTTCGGCGGCAACCACAACCTCGGCCAGGTGCTGGCGTTCGGGGGCAGCATCCACATCGATGACGCCAAGCCCACGGCCGAGGACTTCCCGCGAAGCATCGCCGCGCTGCGCGCGATCCGGCCGACGGTCTACTACAACGTTCCGGCGGGATACGCCCAACTGGCTTGCGCGCTGGAGGACGACCACGGGTTCGCCCGCGCGTTCTTCTCGCGCCTGCGCTTCATGTTCTCTGCCGCGGCGGCCCTGGAGCCGGCGCTCTGGGACCGGTTGCGAGCCGTGGCCGACGCGGCGAGCGACCATGACGTTCCCCTGATCGCGGGCTGGGGCGCGACCGAGACGGGGCCCGGCCTGACCGCGGCGCACTGGCACCCGGCGGCCCGCGGCTGCATCGGCCTCCCCCTGCCCGGCGTGACGCTGAAGCTGGTCGCCCGCGACACGCGCTGGGAGGCCATGGCGAAGGGCCCGGGCATCACGCCCGGCTACTTCGGACAGCCCGGGCTCACGGCGCAGACGTTCGATTCCGACGGCTTCTTCCGGACCGGGGACGCCTGCCGGTTCGTCGACGAGACCGACCCTCATCAGGGCCTGGTCTTCGATGGCCGGCTGGGCGAGGACTTCAAGCTCGTCACCGGCACGTGGGTGCGGGCCGGCCGCCTGCGCACCGCCCTGCTGGCGGAGGCCGGCGTGCTCGCCGACGCGGTCATCGCGGGCGAGAACGAGCGCTTCGTGGGCGCGCTGGCCTGGGTCGATCAGACCCGCGCGCGGCGACGCTACGGCGGCGAGCGTCCCGTCGCCCTCGATCACCCCGGGCTGCGCGACGATCTCGCGCGTGCGCTGCAGGCGCTCAATGAGGGGCAGGGATCGGCCTCGCGCATCGAACGGCTCGTCCTGCTCGACGAGCCGCCCAGCATCGACTCCGGCGAAGTCACCGACAAGGGCTCCCTCAACCGGCGCGCCGTGCTCCAACGGCGGGGGTCCGCACTGGCCGAGCTCTTCGGCGACCCGGCCTCCCGGCAGATGGTCGAGCCCGACCGCGCGCAGACCAGCGTCCAAGGCCACCCCGAACCCGCGAGACCCGCATGA